The following proteins are encoded in a genomic region of Pyrus communis chromosome 11, drPyrComm1.1, whole genome shotgun sequence:
- the LOC137709130 gene encoding probable E3 ubiquitin-protein ligase XBOS36, whose amino-acid sequence MGKLTITNTINLTVFEYSRCKPFFEAVQAGRWETAKDFYIQHPEAVRVRHPSSGKTALHIAVEAGHVDIVRELVSLTGFDYSRCKPFFEAVQAGRWETARDFHIQHPEAVRVRHPFSGKTALHIAVEAGHVDIVRELVSLMEEDDLEIKSTGDDYTALAIAAIEGITEMAECMVTRNKKLLSISDAFNDIPLVHACVYGHWHVARYLYSVTPLEDLMPDKGPHGATIISNCFLSKEFGKSY is encoded by the coding sequence ATGGGgaaattaacaataacaaaCACGATAAATTTGACAGTATTTGAATATAGTCGGTGTAAACCTTTCTTTGAGGCTGTGCAAGCTGGCCGTTGGGAAACTGCAAAGGACTTTTACATCCAACATCCGGAGGCAGTAAGAGTAAGACATCCATCTTCTGGGAAGACAGCTCTTCACATTGCAGTTGAAGCTGGGCATGTGGATATTGTCAGAGAATTGGTGTCGTTGACAGGATTTGATTATAGTCGGTGTAAACCTTTCTTTGAGGCTGTGCAAGCTGGTCGTTGGGAAACTGCAAGGGACTTTCACATCCAACATCCGGAGGCAGTAAGAGTAAGACATCCATTCTCCGGGAAGACAGCTCTTCACATTGCAGTTGAGGCTGGGCATGTGGATATTGTCAGAGAATTGGTGTCGTTGATGGAAGAGGACGATTTGGAAATAAAATCAACAGGGGATGATTACACAGCTCTTGCTATTGCTGCAATTGAAGGGATTACCGAAATGGCTGAATGCATGGTAACAAGGAACAAAAAATTACTCAGCATTTCCGATGCTTTCAACGACATTCCACTTGTGCATGCTTGTGTGTACGGTCATTGGCATGTGGCTCGATATCTCTACTCCGTCACTCCACTTGAAGATTTAATGCCAGACAAAGGACCTCATGGCGCTACAATAATCTCCAATTGTTTTCTATCCAAAGAATTTGGTAAAAGTTATTAA